ACTTATCTTGAAAGTGGTGGCTTTCTTTATGTTGACGACGATTATGGACTGGATAAAGCATTCAGAAGAGAGATTAAAAAAGTTTTTCCCGATAAAGATTTGGTTGAATTACCATTTAATCATGGTATCTATCATTGTGTTTTCGATTTTAATAATGGACCACCTAAAACTCATGAACATGATAATAAGCCACCACAGGGATTCGGAATTTTTGTAAATGGTCGATTATGTGTTTATTATACATACGAAAGTAATCCAAGTGATGGCTGGGCAGATCCAGATGTTCACAAAGATCCACCAGAAAAAAGAGAAGAAGCACTTAAATTTGGAACTAATATTGTTGTCTGGGCTTTAATGAATTAAAAATTATTCGAATTGAAAATGATAACCGAAAACTTATATGAATTAAAAAATAGAATTAAAAAATTTTTCGTTCTTGAAAAATGTAAAGAACTAATTAACTATTTACTCTCTTTAGTTTCTCTCTTTTCTTTATTATTTCTTTTAATTTATCTTCTTGAAACCATCGGAAAATTTAATACCACTTTTAGAACAATATTATTCTATCTACTACTTTCTGCAATAGTAATTTCTTTTATACTTATCACTTATAAGATTATCAAATTTTTTATAACAATTAAAAAAATTAATTACATCGAAATTGCTAAAAAAATTGGAACCCATTTCGAACATATTAAAGACGAACTTGCAAATGTATTGCAATTAAAAGAACAACCAGATAAACTTCACTCAAGTCAATTAGTTAATGCAGCCTTCGAAAATGTATATATCAAAACAAAGGACTTGAATTTCAATTCAATAGTAGATTTCTCATCTACAAAAAAATTATTGAGAATCACATTAATTCTTATCTCGGTTACATTGCTACCTTTAATTTTTATTCCCGAATTAAATTTTGCACTCTATCGAATATTAAACTACAACAAAAACTTTTCGCCACCACCAAAATTTTATTTTGAAATTTATCCTGGCAACAAAGAAATTACGAAAGGAGATAATGTTCTAATTACGATTAAAACAATTGGAATTAATCCAAACGAAATTTTTATTGCCACTAAATACGAAGATGAAACCGATTTTATAAATAAAAAAGTTTTATCTGACTCATCAGGAACTTTCCACTACGAATTTACTTCTGTTAAAAATTCATTTGAATACTATGCATTTGCTGAAGGAATTAAAAGTGATATATATAAAATTTCTGTATTGAACAGACCTGTAATTAAAAAGCTTGAAGTAATTATTATTCCACCAGCTTATTCAAAAATTTCAACCACAACTCAATTAGACAATGGCAACATCAATGCTTTGAAAGGTAGCAAAGTAAAACTTTCTATTAAATCATCTCATCCTTTAAAAAATGCAATGATAGTTTTTGATGATACCACATCAAAACAAATGAGAACTAATAACGATAATGCTTCTTTTGAATTTAATATTTACAGAGATTCAAAATATAAAATCATAATACAGGATGAAAAAGGAATACCAAATGATAATCCAATTTCTTATTCAATCAAAATAATAAATGATGATTATCCAGTAATTGAATTGCTTTCGCCAGAAGAAAATATCAAAATTAATAGCGATAAAATCTCACTTGTTTCCAGAATTCAGGACGACTATGGTTTTTCAAAATTATATTTACACTATAGAATCTCTTCTTCAAAATATCGCCAGCCTGCAGAAAATTATTCCAGCTTAGCATTACATTTTAATAAAGATAAGAAAGAAGATGAAATTTATTATACGTGGGATTTATCGTCACTTGTGCTGGCAGAAGGTGAAGTTGTTTCTTACTATCTCGAAGTTTTTGATAATGATTTTGTTAGTGGACCTAAATCATCCAGAACAAAAATTCATACAATTCAAATACCATCTATTGATGAATTATTTGCAGAAGCTGAAAATTCACAGGAAAATGCAATAGAAAATTTAGAGAAAACACTTAAAGAAGCAGAGCAATTAAAAGATGAATTGCAAAAGATTAGCTACGACTTAAAACAAAATCGAAGAGAAATAAGCTGGGAAGAAAAAGAACGAATTGAAAAATCTATTGATAAATTTAAAAACTTGATGCAAAAAGCAGAAGAAATATCACAAAAATTAGCTGAGATGCAGAATAATCTTTTACAAAATAATTTACTATCAGAAGAAACTTTGCAAAAATATAATGAACTGCAAAAAATATTAGATGAGATGACAAGTGACGAACTTAAAGAAGCATTCAAAAGACTGCAGGAAACTTTACAAAGTTTGATGAGAGATAATGTGCAGGTTTCTTTAGAAGAACTAAAAGCAAACGAAGAATATTTCAAAAAAAGTCTTGAAAGAACAATTAATCTATTAAAGAGAGTACAGATTGAACAAAAAATAGATGAGTTACTTAAAAGAACGGAAGAGTTAACTAAAAAAATTGAAGAACTAAAAAATAAAACAGAGCAAAGTAATTTATCTGATACAGCCAGAAGAAACGAATTGGTTACTCGACAGGAAGATATTACAAAAGGATTAAACAACTTAGAAGAAGAGATGAAAAAGCTCGATGATAAAATGAAAGAATTAAAAGATCTTCCACTTGATCAACTTGAAAAAGCCTTAGATGAATTTGAAAAACAAAACAATCAGGAATTATCCAGAGAAGCAGAGAAAAATTTACAGCAAATGCAAAAGATGAATGCCATTACCAAACAACAACAATTATCATCAAATATGTCAAGTATGAAAAGTCAATTTCAGAATCTGCAATCTGCAATGCAACAAATGAATCAATTAAGAACTTATTATGATATGATGAAAATACTTGATGATTTGCTTACACTTTCTGATATGCAGGAAAAATTGAAAAATGAGACTTCAAAATTAAATTACAATTCTAACGAGTTTACAAAATATTCAAGAAAACAGAATGAACTTCAAAATAACTTGAGTAAAATTCTGAATAAAATGACAGAGCTTTCACAAAAAACATTTGCAATTACTCCCGAAATGGGGAAAGCACTTGGTAAATCATTTTCTGAAATGCAAAAATCAATTAACTCATTACAAAATAGAAATGGAGCAGTTGCATCTCAATTTCAAAATAAAGCAATGGAATATTTAAATGAAGCAGCAAGTTTGATTAAAGGTGGTATGGAACAAATGATGAGTGGTGGACAGGGCGGTGGTATGATGTCTTTATTCCAGCAATTGCAACAAATTACAAAACAACAAATGAATTTAAATCAGTTAACTCAGATTTTAAATCAAGGAAAGCTTTCTCAGGAAATGTTATCTCAACTTAAAAGACTTGCAGCTGAACAGGAAGTAATTAGAAAATCACTTGAGCAATTAAATAAAGAAGCACAGCAAGCAGGAAAATCAAAAAGTCTTGCTACAAATCTCGAAAAGATTCTTCAAGATATGAAAGAAGTTGTAACCAATCTCGAAACCGAAAAAATAAATGATGAATTAATTAAGCAACAGGAAAGAATTTTATCTCGATTACTTGATGCACAACGATCAATTAACGAAAGAGATTATGAAAAACAAAGAAAATCAGTAACAGGAAAAGATATTAAAAGAACTTCGCCACCAGATTTAATTTTATCTAAAGAAGAAAGAAAAAATAAACTTCGAGACGAATTGCAAAAAGCTATGCGTGAAGGTTACAAAAAAGATTATGAAGATTTAATCAGAAAATACTTTGAAGCACTTGAAAAAGAAAAGTAGAGACAATTTAGAATTGCCTCTACTTCATATAAACTAATTTTCCAGAACGGGAATTTTACCTAAAA
This region of Rosettibacter firmus genomic DNA includes:
- a CDS encoding DUF4175 family protein; this translates as MITENLYELKNRIKKFFVLEKCKELINYLLSLVSLFSLLFLLIYLLETIGKFNTTFRTILFYLLLSAIVISFILITYKIIKFFITIKKINYIEIAKKIGTHFEHIKDELANVLQLKEQPDKLHSSQLVNAAFENVYIKTKDLNFNSIVDFSSTKKLLRITLILISVTLLPLIFIPELNFALYRILNYNKNFSPPPKFYFEIYPGNKEITKGDNVLITIKTIGINPNEIFIATKYEDETDFINKKVLSDSSGTFHYEFTSVKNSFEYYAFAEGIKSDIYKISVLNRPVIKKLEVIIIPPAYSKISTTTQLDNGNINALKGSKVKLSIKSSHPLKNAMIVFDDTTSKQMRTNNDNASFEFNIYRDSKYKIIIQDEKGIPNDNPISYSIKIINDDYPVIELLSPEENIKINSDKISLVSRIQDDYGFSKLYLHYRISSSKYRQPAENYSSLALHFNKDKKEDEIYYTWDLSSLVLAEGEVVSYYLEVFDNDFVSGPKSSRTKIHTIQIPSIDELFAEAENSQENAIENLEKTLKEAEQLKDELQKISYDLKQNRREISWEEKERIEKSIDKFKNLMQKAEEISQKLAEMQNNLLQNNLLSEETLQKYNELQKILDEMTSDELKEAFKRLQETLQSLMRDNVQVSLEELKANEEYFKKSLERTINLLKRVQIEQKIDELLKRTEELTKKIEELKNKTEQSNLSDTARRNELVTRQEDITKGLNNLEEEMKKLDDKMKELKDLPLDQLEKALDEFEKQNNQELSREAEKNLQQMQKMNAITKQQQLSSNMSSMKSQFQNLQSAMQQMNQLRTYYDMMKILDDLLTLSDMQEKLKNETSKLNYNSNEFTKYSRKQNELQNNLSKILNKMTELSQKTFAITPEMGKALGKSFSEMQKSINSLQNRNGAVASQFQNKAMEYLNEAASLIKGGMEQMMSGGQGGGMMSLFQQLQQITKQQMNLNQLTQILNQGKLSQEMLSQLKRLAAEQEVIRKSLEQLNKEAQQAGKSKSLATNLEKILQDMKEVVTNLETEKINDELIKQQERILSRLLDAQRSINERDYEKQRKSVTGKDIKRTSPPDLILSKEERKNKLRDELQKAMREGYKKDYEDLIRKYFEALEKEK
- a CDS encoding DUF4159 domain-containing protein, producing MKYIISFLVFANIILAQDLTGFKIGRLKYNGGGDWYNDPSAEVNLLKFIAQHTNIKTNPVYEFVDLSSGNIFSYPFLFMTGHGNVVFTESEAKKLRTYLESGGFLYVDDDYGLDKAFRREIKKVFPDKDLVELPFNHGIYHCVFDFNNGPPKTHEHDNKPPQGFGIFVNGRLCVYYTYESNPSDGWADPDVHKDPPEKREEALKFGTNIVVWALMN